caaatctccacaattttcaaataaataaataaataaatatgtttttgtttgccGTAAAAATGGATTaaactttgatatatatatatatatatagtactagaCAACCACTGTGTAGATCAATGGATTGTCACATGATAGTAGGTGGATAGACTCAAAAGAGTCAAAGTCGAAATCCATGATATTGTAGTAATAATATTCCCACTGTTTCTAGGCTTAGATACTATTTAAAATGGGCCACATAACTTAGTTATTGtttatgatatttttcaaatagaTCCCAAATAGGGTCTTATGTGGGAGAAGTCATATCTTTCCCCTCTATGGTTGCATAGTAAAGAGACTTATTAACTCAGTATAACTCAATATGGTGCCTGATCGAGTTAATAAGTCGTCAGAGAGGGTCTATAAGTCACCATAACTAATATACTTTTCTACATATATGTTCAATGACAAACTCTTAAATAAAAGACGCTTAACAcctattataaaataaaataaaattaacattagAGTACTAAAGAATTAGGTGAATGTTTGGGGTAGTCACAACCAATACACACATAAACCAATTTGTTCTCCTTCATTTCTGTGGCTATTGTGCAATCTATTATTAATTAACGCATGCGCATCTTTTCCACGTGATTCACCATCACCCACAATTCACATGGCCGGTTACAAACGATCCCCCACCAAACAACATTaaccaagaaaataaataattattaaaaagaaagaaagaaaatcaaaaaaattgacTCGAGCCATACCTAATAATAAGTCACCACCCGAAAAGATCGGATCCCTTGTGAAAAAAATCCGATAACCCGATAGAGTGATGAAATTCAAATGGGGTGACTTATTTAAATCggttgaatttttattttataaaataagttaaTGATTTGGTTAAATAATAGAAGATGAATGAGATACTATCAAATCTTGGAACTTGTTGTCATATattgtatataatatatcaatggCTCAAAGTGCTTTTTCTGGttgtttgtatttataaaatattttcatttaaggTGTCATTTCTCTTTTGAAATAGAACAAAGTAGGGATGGGCATGGCCCATGGGCCTCTGCGGAACCCCACCAAAATTCTTGCTAGACCTAAACTTATCAAGGTTTGTAAAAGGTGGCCCAATACTATGTAGTAATTGGTTTTAAGATCGAATATTTGATCCCGATCAAGctcaaactatttttttttggggcttttgcaggtgtacccctaaaaaattttgaaattgcatatttgcccatgaataaaagttaattgcatacatactGGCCGAATAATATACGATAATTGCAGTATATACActggggttcaaattagttgaaaaaccatctattaacaaacaacaaatatataaaaattaccattataccatCAGCATATATACCATTGAAAAAGTAAgttgtacaagggttatttttggaccttttgtatatcttaatccaagttataaccatagttaatcaagtttgattatcGGTATCTCAACTGATAGGAGCATATCCGCAtgattacctatatttttcggtatatatacaattatgttttttcggagggtaaatatgcaattatagaacttttgaggggtttataaccaattctccttttttttttaaatgggtgaaccactattttattaaaaattaaggtTTGTACACAAAAAACCAATAGAAGTAAATATTCATTAGTCATTGAAAAGTTaaacagaataaaataaaataaaataaaacttgagaCAATAGAAAATGGATAGGTGATACCCTGGAGATAGTGAAGGAAGGTGGCGTCTACCTAGGTGGTACAACTCTACCGAAATGAAAGAGAATATAATCGGCGTGGATAATGGTCGTCGGATCTCCAAAATTACTAATTTAGGACTCTAGGTATTAGAGGCCTTATTTAACGTGGACATAgaatatttatcattgtttttttaacgTTAAGggcaacaaataaagaagaaacatgtatataatatatagaatAATTGAAAACTTCAGgagcaaaaaataattaaaagtgcaATTATATGGTTCTAATCAAACGATCCAAATAATTTCATGAACCAAGAGACCCCAAGTGTTTTTAAGAAAAGGTTTAAGGTCCCTCCTCCAGAAATCCTATAGTTCAGATAAAGAATTAAGCTACTGGGTAAGACTGAATATGTTATCGAAATAATGCCATAGTCTAAAAGCAAAAAAGTAGTGGAGAAAGAGATGATTAATTGTCTAAATTGCTATAGAGCATAGCATCCACATAGCGAATAAGAGTCTGCTACATCTCTTGATAAAAAGATTGTTAAATGTTgggattttattgttaaatacaagccaattaaaaatattaattttttatggtcATAAACCTCCCCAAATTGTTAAAGTTTATTGACAAGGCAGACCATTGATGAAGCAATAAAAAGCTTAATAGAGACGTTCCTATTAGATGCCAAACTCCAAAATTTGGAGTCCCTGTTTTTTGAGATGGGGCAATTTACTCTAGAGATGGAATAAGCAATAGAAGCAAGTAGTCATACCATATTAAAGTGGATGCACCATTTCCAAATTGAGACTTTCGggttaaattttggtttttagttttttggtTTTATCTGTCATCTAATCTCTGAAACAAAATTCTTTAAGATAAATTTAATTACCTAAgcttttttgagaaaaaaaaaatattaatatagcCGTGAAAACTTATTTTGAGTTATTACATATCAAACTTGTGTGCCTatgtttttctaaattttttttttatatagatcattgtagattatatatttttaaaagatcaaTATGCAAATGAGAAGCTAGTAGTATGATTTGTTACAATGTTTAAGCTTAGCCCATGGTTCACATTTTTGGATCAATATATATTTGGTGATTTGTTCCACCGCACAAACTTCACACACAAACCAATGGGCTCTTAATTCTTTGCGGTCTACTAATgttcactatatatataaatatcatgcAATGCATGAAAAATATCATTATACTCTtgactaaataaattaaagtactGATTTATGTCTtaatatttagattgatttcaCTAAGTCATCAGGGGAAGACTGGAAGAGCATGCATAAGATTATTTATTGGGAACCATTTATGGTATTCATACTTTTAATGCTAGCATGATGTTTGCCAATATTGACAGCATGAATAATCCAATTTTAAAATAGCGAACTAATTAATGAGCACCTACCTAATTGTGATTTGTAGTTAAATATAGTTTTGTTTATCTACTGAACCGAGAAACAAATAATGtatcaacaaatttgtcaatatAAAGTAATTAATAGACGAGTAAAAATTTTGACACAATTACGcatctacttatttatatatatatatatatatgaatattgtaGATAAACAagagatttattaaaatgaagaaaacagaacaaacaaagaacaatacaaacagatttgaaaacaagagaaaacaaaTCAAGATTTTTCATGACTGTAATTTTTCAAGCATAATTATCCCACTGCTTATCTAAATTAAGACTTCTTAATTTAAAATCTGATAATTAACAAATCAAATTGTGCTTAATTTTCTACTACATTCACTCAAATGGAGGCCATTATGCACCATTGTTTATTGTAACACAACAATAACATAGACACtcattaacaaataacaatCAAAGAAACACACTTACAAGCAAAAATCATGCAAGAAATATAAATCAACACTGTGATCTAAAAGTCTACTGTGGATTTGGAGGCCTGCTATTTGCAGCAGAAACTCTAGAACCCCATTCAAGCAACTCTTTGCTGGTATCATCCTTATGAACAATCACTTCTATGAAGCACAAGCAGTCTTTCTTGGCTCCCATTGCCATTTCAATAGCCTCTTTTAGCTCCTCCTCACAATGAACTTTAGCAGTCCAACATTTGCCTTCACCATTATGAATAGCATCAACAAAAGCAGTATAGTCCCAGTTTTTTATCACATTGTAAGGACCATCATGTATCTCCACTTCAATTGTGTATCCTCCATTGTTTATCAGAAAAATAATGCTGTTTTGCCCACACCGTATCATCGTCGACACATCTTGGGCTGTCACCTACATTGAAAAAATCATACATTGTTAATGAACTCTAAGGATATATATGAGTAATTATTAATTTCAGAGTTTTAAATATTGGAACCTGAAAGCTCCCATCACCAATGCAAGCAATGACACGCTTATCTTTTGCAGCTTGAGCATACCCAAGTGTAGCACCCACAGACCATCCTATTGATCCATACTGCATTTGAAACTCATATCTGCAGCAAAAATCACTCCTttgattaaatatatacataaagttTGAGATCttaatatgtaataataattgtaGAAGTGTTATGCTTACCCACAACCAGGAGGAAGCTTGAGTTTCTGGCAGTTGAACCAAGAATCACCAGTCTCAGCAATGACAGCAGTCTGACCAGAGAGCATCCTTTGTATATGCATGAACAACACGTTCACTCTCAAAGCCTCTCTGCTTACTGCCTTACGAGGAACACCTCCGGGGACAAAGATGCGCTCATAGTTCTCATAAGCAGTGGTGTTCCTCTTGATTCTCTTGGCCAATGCATGGAGAAAATCCTTCATGAGAATGCAACCAAAAGCAGGGCCATTAGGAATAACCACACGCTCTGGTTGCACAATCACAGCCTTCTCCGTCTTAATGAGCAGTGAGTAACCAACAGAGGTGTAGTCATTGAATACAGGGCCGGCGAAGAGGTAAGCGTCAGAGGATTCAACAATCTCAGAGCAGAAGGAGGTGCTAATGGCACCCCAGTATGTGCCAATGAACTTGGGATGGTCTTCAGGGAAGAGACCTTTGGCCGATGGCATTGTGGCGATCGGGTAGCAGGAGGCGTCTGCGAGTTCTATGAATGATTCAATGGCTTTCGCCACTCGAAGCTTCGGCCCGGCCACGAGGACCGGTTTCACGGCTTTGTTTAAGAACGCTGCCGTTGCTTCCACCGCTGCTTCCAAGCTCTGCTTATTACTAATCCtgttgttcatatatatatatatacacaattatttatttgcattataAATCAACGaagttatattaaaaatttgaaaaattacacTCACTTGGGAGACAAAAAGAATGGCACAGGATCTTTAGTGAACGTTGGATGTGGAATCCCAGCGAGATTACAACTGATGCTAATATAAACCGGTTTGCTTTCTTTCAGTGCTGTTGATATGGCGCCATCTATCAACTCATGTGcgtcatccaaatgattcaccACGGCCTGCAATTCACACCGGACGGTGACCACATCGCTGCTAAATAGCACAAACGAAAGAAGAGGGAGCGGGTGACGGGATCCATACCTGGTAACAAGTCACCGCCTGGAAACATCGGATCTCTTGAGAAAAATCCGATAACCCGATAGTGTGGTGGAGGATCCGATTAGTACCGTAGTCGTTGGAGTTTGGCCCGCCGACGATGAACACAACAGGGAGGTTCTCAGAGTAAGCTCCAGCGACGGCGTTGATAACGCTGAGCCCACCGACGGTGAAGGTAACGGCGCATGCGCCAACACCGCGGCGTCGAGCGTAGCCATCGGCAGCATAGCCGGCATTGAGCTCGTTGCAACAGCCGATGAGTTTGAGCTCTGGCTCGGCGATTAGATGGTCAAGTAGAGTTAGGTTGAAATCTCCAGGAACGGCGAAGACGTCTCTGACGCCGATTTGGACGAGCCGGCGAGCGAGATGGCGGCCAAGCGTGGCCTCAGAGGATACGCCGTTGGCCGGCGGTGAGGGGCTAATGGTGTGGCTTGACGGGGTTGGTGAGCCGCCGACGCCATTGGAAGCCGGCTTCACCGGCGCGTCTAATGCTCCGATCTTGGTTTCCATTgaaatgaagagagagagagagagagaggaaggggCAATGTGggaagagggagaagaagagtGAGAGTATTTATAGGATCTGAAGGGGTAGAATAGGAATTatagttttgaattattttatttattttttaattagggtATTTTGGGAAAGTTGTGGGCAAGGTTATGGGATTTGACTCCGGTTTCATCGCTAACCGCGGAAATTTTATAGTGCTCTTGGTGTGAGAAATTACTTTTATCTCCTTGTCTTGAATTTCAAGAAACTCTATTTAGaatatcttgatttttttttacattcgtATTTGTGTAAAAACTTTGGATTAAATGTATGCATCTTTGtaaattttctcttttcatgtatttctaAAATTGTTATCTCCTTGACTTGAATTGCAAGAAATTTCAATTAatatcttgatatatatatatatatatatatatttacattcaTACCTTTgtaaaaacttcaaattaaatGTATGcatctttgtatattttctcTTCTCATGTATTtcttaaaattgaaattttttttttacggtgaaaaattatttttatctcctTGACTTAAATTTCGAGAaattccattaataacttgatttttttatattcatatctCTATAAAAACTTTGGATTAAATGTATGCACCTttgtaaattttctttattcatgtaatctaaaattaaatatttttttgacagTGGTAAACCActctttaattatattttagtaCTACTACTCATTTTATTATGATGATAGTCTAGTATTGATATtgttatcaattatatataaatagccgtgtatatttttaaatattgaatatttAGAGGTAATTATCTAGGTTGtacgtgttttttttttttatttaacaaagtAGTGtatcccatttttttttaaaaaaacttatatatgttttttttgcaTTGTTTTAATACTCTacaattatttacaaaataaatttatattttaaaattattgtatttatttatttgaagaagatatttttgagtaaaaattccaatttatttaattggtgaacaatatgattttttattaaataataaataatataataatttagtgcaataatttgaaattaaccACCAAAGTGTGCATGCATAagaattttctttaatatatacatataagcaTAATGTATTTTTTACAGAGGTGACAACataatagaatttaaaaaaagtaaaaaaaaaaatcatgattttaaatatttttacaagcatatttatttatttatttatgtttttacaaAGCTgtcttaataaatatatttttattagtgagCCCTAACTAAGAGTCAAATTTTGACATTTCACATGAAAATCAAATATCTTAATCTCCAAAATATTATCAttgtagttaaaaaaatatatgtataaaaagtGTCATAATATCTTTCTATCgacaatgagaaaataaaatgaagtttACTAGCTAATGTCTTTTCGCTTAATatttaagaaatataaaataagattcaagtctcaatttttttttctctgtgattattaaatattttgtaaaaattctttGAAAAGAAGCAACTTCTTTTAGAATGTTTGAATTGAGTACCAAGAATTTCAAAACAGAAGGAGAAAAAGGAGACGTAAACCGGAGCGCACCTAGTGTTCCAAAACAACTGTGAATCATTTGT
The DNA window shown above is from Dioscorea cayenensis subsp. rotundata cultivar TDr96_F1 chromosome 12, TDr96_F1_v2_PseudoChromosome.rev07_lg8_w22 25.fasta, whole genome shotgun sequence and carries:
- the LOC120273909 gene encoding pyruvate decarboxylase 2-like, whose protein sequence is METKIGALDAPVKPASNGVGGSPTPSSHTISPSPPANGVSSEATLGRHLARRLVQIGVRDVFAVPGDFNLTLLDHLIAEPELKLIGCCNELNAGYAADGYARRRGVGACAVTFTVGGLSVINAVAGAYSENLPVVFIVGGPNSNDYGTNRILHHTIGLSDFSQEIRCFQAVTCYQAVVNHLDDAHELIDGAISTALKESKPVYISISCNLAGIPHPTFTKDPVPFFLSPKISNKQSLEAAVEATAAFLNKAVKPVLVAGPKLRVAKAIESFIELADASCYPIATMPSAKGLFPEDHPKFIGTYWGAISTSFCSEIVESSDAYLFAGPVFNDYTSVGYSLLIKTEKAVIVQPERVVIPNGPAFGCILMKDFLHALAKRIKRNTTAYENYERIFVPGGVPRKAVSREALRVNVLFMHIQRMLSGQTAVIAETGDSWFNCQKLKLPPGCGYEFQMQYGSIGWSVGATLGYAQAAKDKRVIACIGDGSFQVTAQDVSTMIRCGQNSIIFLINNGGYTIEVEIHDGPYNVIKNWDYTAFVDAIHNGEGKCWTAKVHCEEELKEAIEMAMGAKKDCLCFIEVIVHKDDTSKELLEWGSRVSAANSRPPNPQ